The candidate division WOR-3 bacterium genome has a segment encoding these proteins:
- a CDS encoding DUF438 domain-containing protein — protein sequence MSEESKKEKLKELIKKLHEGGDIAKLKEEFKKKIGDVTPREISKAEEELIKEGMEPEKIHKLCDLHISLMKESLEKEKSIAPPGHPIHTLMEEHKKVLQFADELKKVITVIKDEKKNAPEKLKHIEDHLRSSESHYVREENVLFPYLEKHGIKQPPKMMWMDHDQIREIKKKLYNAFSSFDRMEFSTYTALLEETAIALAETLANHFYKENNILFPTALQVISEEEWAEIKKEFDELGYCCFTPGSAKTGVEKSAVKTADNIKGGDMIEFETGAFNPEELEMMLNSLPVDITFVDKEDTVRYFNQAEERIFPRTKAVIGRKVQNCHPQKSVHVVNKILDDFKKGTSDKAEFWITLNNRLIYIRYFPVRNREGRYLGCLEVTQDITEIKKIEGEKRLL from the coding sequence ATGTCTGAAGAAAGCAAAAAAGAAAAATTAAAGGAGTTGATCAAAAAATTACACGAAGGCGGTGATATCGCAAAACTAAAAGAAGAGTTCAAAAAAAAGATCGGCGACGTCACCCCTCGTGAAATTTCAAAAGCCGAAGAAGAATTGATAAAAGAAGGAATGGAGCCCGAGAAGATTCATAAACTCTGTGATCTGCATATCAGTTTAATGAAGGAATCACTTGAGAAGGAAAAGAGTATCGCTCCGCCGGGGCATCCGATTCATACCCTCATGGAAGAGCATAAAAAAGTTCTGCAGTTTGCAGATGAATTGAAGAAAGTGATAACCGTAATCAAAGATGAAAAGAAAAACGCACCGGAAAAACTGAAGCATATCGAAGACCATTTACGGAGTTCGGAAAGCCACTACGTACGGGAAGAAAACGTCCTCTTCCCTTATCTCGAAAAGCACGGCATCAAACAACCGCCGAAGATGATGTGGATGGATCACGACCAGATAAGGGAGATCAAGAAGAAGCTGTACAACGCTTTTTCTTCTTTCGACAGAATGGAATTTTCCACATACACGGCTCTCCTTGAGGAAACCGCAATCGCACTCGCCGAAACGCTCGCCAATCATTTTTACAAAGAGAACAACATCCTCTTTCCCACTGCCCTGCAGGTGATTTCTGAGGAGGAGTGGGCTGAGATTAAAAAAGAATTCGATGAACTCGGCTACTGCTGTTTCACACCCGGTTCCGCAAAAACCGGGGTGGAAAAATCAGCGGTCAAAACCGCCGATAATATAAAAGGAGGAGATATGATTGAATTCGAGACAGGTGCATTCAACCCGGAAGAGCTTGAAATGATGTTGAACAGCCTTCCCGTGGATATTACGTTTGTCGATAAAGAAGATACAGTGCGGTACTTCAATCAGGCGGAAGAAAGAATATTTCCCCGTACCAAGGCGGTGATCGGACGTAAGGTTCAGAACTGTCATCCTCAAAAGAGCGTTCATGTCGTCAATAAGATTCTCGACGACTTCAAAAAAGGCACCAGTGATAAAGCGGAATTCTGGATTACGCTCAACAACCGCCTGATCTATATCCGTTATTTCCCGGTGCGCAATCGCGAAGGCCGGTATCTCGGCTGTCTGGAAGTCACCCAGGATATAA
- a CDS encoding transcriptional repressor, translating into MEKLKSRLEEKGLKPTYPRLKVIEYLSDNINSHPTVEMIYEALKGEIPTISITTIYNTLNAFLENKLVAAETITGTEIRYDIVTTPHHHFLCKICGRIIDIEISCPIFGDGKKMINGHKIEEVHGYFKGICKDCLRNKRKNSKG; encoded by the coding sequence ATGGAAAAATTAAAGAGCCGCTTGGAAGAAAAAGGATTAAAGCCCACTTATCCCCGACTCAAAGTGATCGAGTATCTCTCTGACAACATAAACAGCCATCCTACCGTGGAAATGATCTATGAGGCGCTTAAAGGTGAAATCCCCACAATTTCGATCACGACGATCTATAACACCCTGAACGCCTTCCTTGAGAACAAGCTGGTTGCGGCGGAGACGATCACCGGTACGGAAATCCGCTACGATATCGTCACCACCCCCCATCACCATTTTCTCTGCAAAATCTGTGGAAGGATCATCGACATTGAGATCTCCTGCCCGATCTTCGGCGACGGCAAAAAGATGATCAACGGACATAAGATTGAAGAGGTACACGGTTATTTCAAGGGAATTTGCAAAGACTGCTTAAGGAATAAGAGAAAGAACAGTAAAGGGTGA
- a CDS encoding rubrerythrin family protein, with the protein MKNLKGTKTEKNLLTAFAGESQARNRYTYFASKAKKEGYEQISGIFAETADNEKEHAERLFKFLEGGEVEINASFPAGVIGTTLENLKAAAAGENYEHTTMYPEFARTAEEEGFKEIAEVFKHIAIAEKQHEKRYLALAENIEKKRVFKREKPVKWRCRNCGYIHEGTEPPDKCPACAHPKAYFELLGENW; encoded by the coding sequence ATGAAAAATTTAAAAGGAACTAAAACCGAAAAGAATCTTTTAACCGCCTTTGCAGGTGAATCCCAGGCGAGGAACCGTTATACCTATTTCGCATCAAAGGCGAAAAAAGAAGGTTATGAACAGATATCAGGAATCTTCGCCGAGACCGCTGATAATGAAAAAGAACACGCCGAGCGTCTTTTCAAATTTCTGGAAGGCGGTGAAGTCGAAATAAACGCATCTTTTCCCGCCGGCGTGATCGGCACGACCCTGGAAAATCTCAAAGCCGCCGCTGCCGGAGAAAACTACGAACATACTACGATGTATCCCGAATTCGCCAGGACCGCCGAGGAAGAAGGGTTCAAAGAGATCGCCGAGGTCTTCAAACACATCGCTATAGCCGAAAAACAACATGAAAAAAGATACCTCGCGCTTGCCGAAAATATTGAAAAGAAACGCGTCTTTAAACGTGAAAAACCAGTCAAATGGCGCTGTCGTAACTGCGGTTACATCCATGAAGGAACCGAACCGCCTGATAAATGTCCCGCGTGCGCCCATCCTAAGGCTTATTTCGAATTACTGGGAGAGAACTGGTAA
- a CDS encoding NifU family protein, with protein sequence MKEKVTKVLEQIRPGLQADGGDVELVEVTEDGIVKVKLTGACAGCPMSTLTLRMAIEKKLKEEIPEVKAVEQVF encoded by the coding sequence ATGAAAGAAAAAGTAACAAAGGTCCTGGAACAGATCAGACCGGGACTGCAAGCAGACGGTGGTGATGTTGAATTGGTCGAAGTTACTGAAGACGGAATAGTTAAGGTTAAATTGACCGGCGCCTGTGCCGGCTGTCCGATGAGCACCCTCACCTTGAGAATGGCGATCGAGAAAAAGCTGAAAGAAGAAATCCCGGAAGTCAAAGCAGTGGAACAGGTCTTTTGA